The Glycine soja cultivar W05 chromosome 6, ASM419377v2, whole genome shotgun sequence genome has a window encoding:
- the LOC114414458 gene encoding GATA transcription factor 7-like gives MEVAVAKALKPSLRSEFIVQKMHCEDIFSLNANTVAVGEDFSVDDLFDFSNGSLHNEHQQECDEEKQSLSASSQSQDRGEDDSNSNSTGVSYDSLFSTELAVPAGDLEDLEWVSHFVDDSLPELSLLYPVRSEEANRFVEPEPSVKKTPRFPWEMKITSKARSVRNRKPNTRVWSLGSTLLSLPSSPPAKKQKKRAEAQVQPVGVQIQRRCSHCQVQKTPQWRTGPLGAKTLCNACGVRYKSGRLFSEYRPACSPTFCSDIHSNSHRKVLEIRKRKEVAEPDTGLAQTQMVPTC, from the exons ATGGAGGTAGCAGTGGCCAAAGCGTTGAAACCGAGTTTAAGGAGTGAGTTCATCGTTCAGAAAATGCACTGCGAGGATATTTTCAGCCTGAACGCGAACACCGTCGCCGTCGGCGAAGATTTCTCCGTGGACGACCTATTTGACTTCTCTAACGGCTCTCTGCACAACGAACACCAACAAGAGTGCGACGAAGAGAAACAAAGTTTATCTGCTTCGTCGCAGTCACAGGACCGTGGAGAAGACGATAGCAACTCCAATTCCACCGGCGTTTCCTATGATTCACTTTTCTCCACCGAATTAGCCGTTCCG GCCGGTGACTTGGAGGACCTAGAGTGGGTTTCACACTTCGTGGACGATTCACTCCCGGAGCTGTCACTTTTATACCCGGTTCGTTCGGAGGAAGCGAACCGGTTTGTTGAACCGGAACCCTCAGTGAAGAAAACGCCTCGTTTTCCGTGGGAAATGAAAATAACGAGCAAGGCGAGAAGCGTACGGAATAGGAAGCCCAACACTCGCGTGTGGTCATTGGGCAGCACGTTGCTCTCGCTCCCGTCTTCGCCGCCCGCGAAGAAGCAGAAGAAGCGGGCTGAGGCCCAGGTCCAGCCCGTTGGAGTCCAGATTCAGCGGCGGTGCAGTCACTGCCAGGTGCAGAAGACGCCGCAGTGGAGGACCGGCCCACTGGGCGCCAAAACCCTTTGCAACGCGTGCGGGGTTCGGTACAAGTCGGGTCGGTTATTTTCGGAGTATAGACCGGCGTGTAGTCCCACCTTCTGCAGCGATATTCACTCCAATAGTCACCGTAAAGTGTTAGAGATTCGGAAGAGGAAAGAGGTGGCTGAACCGGATACCGGCTTGGCCCAGACTCAAATGGTTCCCACCTGCTGA
- the LOC114414459 gene encoding SH3 domain-containing protein 2-like — MEAIRKQASKLREQVARQQQAVLKQFGAGGYGGSDNMVTDEVELQQHQKLEKLYISTRAGKHYQRDIVRGVEGYIVTGSKQVEIGTKLSEDSRKYGADNTCTSGSTLSRAALNYARARAQMEKERGSLLKALGTQVAEPLRAMVMGAPLEDARHLAQRYDRMRQEAEAQAIEVSKRQAKVRETPGNAENAMKLEAAETKLQDLKTNMAILGKEAAAAMAAVEAQQQRLTLQRLIAMVEAERAYHQRVLQILDQLEGEMISERQRIEAPPTPSVDSSMTPPPSYEEVNGVYASQAHNGSTDSMGYFLGEVLFPYHAESEVELNLSVGDYIVIRKVTNNGWAEGECKGKAGWFPFGYIERRERVLASKVAEVF, encoded by the exons ATGGAAGCTATCAGAAAGCAAGCCTCCAAACTTCGAGAACAGGTCGCTCGTCAACAACAG GCTGTGCTTAAACAGTTTGGGGCTGGGGGATATGGAGGTTCAGATAATATGGTTACTGATGAGGTAGAGCTTCAGCAACATCAGAAACTTGAGAAGCTTTACATATCAACACGTGCTGGAAAG CATTATCAAAGGGATATTGTCCGCGGTGTGGAAGGTTATATTGTAACTGGATCCAAGCAAGTTGAAATAG GAACAAAGTTATCAGAAGATAGCAGGAAATATGGTGCAGATAATACATGTACCAGTGGTAGTACTTTATCAAGAGCTGCGCTAAATTATGCACGTGCCCGTGCACAAATGGAGAAGGAGCGTGGGAGCTTACTAAAAGCTCTTGGCACACAG GTTGCAGAGCCCTTAAGAGCAATGGTGATGGGAGCTCCATTGGAGGATGCCCGGCATCTTGCTCAACGTTATGACAGAATGCGGCAGGAAGCCGAAGCCCAG GCTATTGAAGTTTCCAAACGCCAGGCAAAAGTAAGAGAAACACCAGGCAATGCTGAGAATGCTATGAAGCTGGAAGCAGCTGAAACAAAGCTGCAAGACCTGAAGACTAACATGGCAATATTGGGAAAAGAAGCAGCTGCCGCAATGGCTGCTGTTGAAGCACAGCAACAGAGGTTAACCCTCCAGCGACTTATAGCTATG GTTGAAGCAGAGCGTGCCTATCATCAAAGAGTACTCCAAATACTTGATCAGCTTGAGGGAGAG atGATATCAGAACGACAACGAATTGAAGCCCCTCCTACACCTAGTGTGGATAGCAGCATGACACCACCCCCATCATATGAGGAAGTTAATGGTGTATATGCTTCTCAAGCACATAATGGCTCAACAGATAGTATGGGTTACTTCTTAGGAGAG GTTTTATTTCCCTACCATGCTGAGTCTGAAGTTGAATTGAATCTATCAGTTGGGGATTATATTGTCATTCGAAAG GTGACAAACAATGGATGGGCTGAGGGTGAATGCAAAGGGAAAGCAGGTTGGTTTCCATTTGGTTACATAGAAAGAAGGGAGCGAGTCCTCGCAAGCAAGGTGGCTGAAGTGTTTTGA
- the LOC114414460 gene encoding kinesin-like protein KIN-7D, mitochondrial — protein sequence MASSSRARSSSPFSYRKPSTPYSSTSSSSSFINGRLMPRSSSSSTSSFFNSGGRSITPSRGCSDSAYHGSRGYAARSPVAFGAEELIAEQMVDSSRTGDSISVTIRFRPLSEREYQRGDEIAWYADGDKIVRNEYNPATAYAFDRVFGPHTNSDEVYEVAAKPVIKAAMEGVNGTVFAYGVTSSGKTHTMHGDQNSPGVIPLAIKDVFSMIQDTPGREFLLRVSYLEIYNEVINDLLDPTGQNLRVREDAQGTYVEGIKEEVVLSPGHALSFIAAGEEHRHVGSNNFNLFSSRSHTIFTLMIESSAHGDDYDGVIFSQLNLIDLAGSESSKTETTGLRRKEGSYINKSLLTLGTVIGKLSEGKASHVPYRDSKLTRLLQSSLSGHGHVSLICTVTPASSNTEETHNTLKFASRAKRVEIYASRNKIIDEKSLIKKYQREISVLKVELDQLKKGMLVGVNHEEILTLKQKLEEGQVKMQSRLEEEEEAKAALMSRIQRLTKLILVSSKNAIPGYLTDVPNHQRSHSVGEDDIENESQKDSSAVSSDQFHDGRHKRSSSRWNEEFSPASSTVTESTQAGELISRTKLTVGGMTMSDQKDLLVEQVKMLAGDIAFSTSTLKRLMEQSVNDPEGSKIQIENLEREIQEKRKQMRVLEQRLIETEESPVANLSLVEMQQTVTKLMTQCNEKAFELELKSADNRVLQEQLIDKCSENRELQEKVKQLEQQLAAINSGTLSVSSEQCASGENIDDLKKKIQSQEIENEKLKLGQVHLSEENSGLRVQNQKLSEEASYAKELASAAAVELKNLAGEVTKLSLQNAKLEKELMAARDLVNSRSAVVQTVNGVNRKYNDPRAGRKGRISSRANEISGTGVDDFESRSLDADDLKIELQARKQREAALEAALAEKEFVEEQYRKKTEEAKRREEALENDLANMWVLVAKLKKDGGAVPESNIDKKNDGAEHINGPKTNDVESNIVPKEHLLDAPKPDEEMPKEEPLVVRLKARMQEMKEKELKYLGNGDANSHVCKVCFESPTAAILLPCRHFCLCKSCSLACSECPICRTSITDRIFAFT from the exons ATGGCTTCTTCCTCGCGCGCAAGGAGTAGCTCACCGTTTTCTTACCGAAAACCTTCGACTCCTTACTCTTccacttcttcatcctcttccttCATCAACGGAAGGTTAATGCCTCGCTCCAGCTCTTCCTCTACGTCGTCGTTTTTCAACTCCGGAGGCCGATCCATTACTCCGAGTCGCGGTTGCAGCGACTCGGCGTATCACGGTTCGCGCGGTTACGCCGCCCGTTCTCCGGTGGCGTTCGGAGCGGAGGAGCTGATTGCGGAGCAGATGGTGGATTCGTCGAGGACCGGCGATAGCATTTCGGTCACGATTCGGTTTAGGCCGTTGAG TGAAAGGGAATATCAGAGAGGGGACGAGATCGCGTGGTATGCCGATGGCGACAAAATTGTCAGAAATGAGTATAATCCAGCTACTGCTTATGCATTTG ATAGAGTTTTTGGACCACATACAAATTCAGACGAAGTGTATGAAGTGGCAGCGAAACCTGTGATAAAGGCTGCCATGGAGGGCGTCAATG GAACTGTGTTTGCCTATGGTGTGACAAGTAGTGGTAAGACACATACTATGCAT GGAGACCAAAATTCTCCTGGTGTCATACCACTGGCTATAAAGGATGTTTTCAGTATGATTCAAGAT ACCCCAGGAAGAGAATTCTTACTCCGAGTGTCATATCTAGAAATATACAATGAG GTGATAAATGATTTACTTGATCCAACTGGCCAAAATTTGCGAGTTAGAGAAGATGCACAG GGAACTTATGTGGAGGGCATAAAGGAAGAAGTTGTTTTATCTCCTGGACATGCACTTTCTTTTATTGCTGCTGGAGAAG AGCATCGCCATGTTGGATCGAACAATTTTAATCTCTTTAGCAGCCGGAGTCACACAATATTTACACTG ATGATAGAAAGCAGTGCTCATGGTGATGACTATGATGGAGTCATCTTCTCTCAGCTA aacttgattgatttGGCTGGATCTGAGAGCTCAAAAACTGAAACAACTGGATTAAGAAGAAAGGAAGGATCTTACATCAACAAAAGTCTTCTGACACTTGGAACT GTTATAGGAAAACTGAGCGAGGGGAAGGCATCTCATGTTCCGTATCGAGATTCAAAGCTAACCCGCCTCCTGCAATCTTCTCTTAGTGGGCATGGCCATGTTTCA CTTATATGCACAGTAACTCCAGCATCCAGTAACACGGAGGAAACTCATAATACCTTGAAGTTTGCCAGCAGGGCAAAACGAGTTGAAATATATGCGTCACGTAATAAG ATTATTGATGAGAAATCTCTAATTAAGAAATACCAGAGAGAAATTTCAGTCCTCAAAGTAGAACTTGATCAACTAAAGAAGGGGATGCTAGTTGGTGTCAATCATGAGGAGATTTTGACCTTAAAGCAAAAG TTAGAAGAAGGTCAAGTGAAAATGCAATCAAGATTGGAAGAAGAGGAGGAAGCCAAGGCTGCTCTTATGAGTAGGATCCAGAGGCTAACCAAACTCATTCTGGTTTCCTCAAAGAATGCAATTCCTGGATATCTAACTGATGTTCCCAACCATCAGCGAAGTcactctgttggcgaggatgaT ATTGAAAATGAGAGTCAGAAAGATTCTTCTGCAGTGTCATCAGATCAGTTTCATGATGGTAGACATAAAAGATCATCTAGTAGATGGAATGAAGAGTTCTCCCCAGCTAGCAGTACTGTTACTGAATCAACACAAGCTGGTGAACTGATAAGTAGAACAAAATTGACAGTG GGTGGGATGACAATGTCTGATCAGAAGGATCTACTGGTTGAACAAGTCAAAATGCTAGCCGGAGATATTGCTTTCAGTACCAGCACTCTGAAGCGCTTGATGGAGCAATCTGTAAATGACCCTGAAGGCTCCAAAATTCAG ATTGAGAACTTGGAACGTGAGATCcaagaaaaaaggaagcaaatGAGGGTGTTAGAACAAAGGTTAATTGAGACTGAAGAATCTCCTGTGGCTAATTTATCGCTAGTTGAAATGCAGCAG ACAGTTACAAAGTTAATGACTCAATGTAATGAAAAGGCCTTTGAGTTGGAG CTAAAATCTGCAGACAACCGTGTCCTTCAGGAACAGCTAATTGATAAG TGTTCTGAAAACAGAGAGTTGCAAGAAAAGGTGAAGCAGCTAGAGCAGCAACTGGCGGCAATTAATAGTGGTACATTGTCAGTGTCTTCTGAACAGTGTGCATCAGGAGAAAACATTGAtgacttgaaaaagaaaatacaatccCAG gaaattgaaaatgaaaaactaaagCTAGGGCAAGTTCACTTGTCAGAAGAGAATAGTGGGTTGCGTGTGCAGAATCAGAAACTCTCCGAAGAAGCTTCTTATGCCAAAGAACTGGCCTCTGCTGCTGCTGTGGAGCTGAAAAATTTGGCCGGGGAAGTGACAAAACTTTCATTGCAGAATGCAAAGTTGGAAAAAGAATTGATGGCCGCGCGAGACCTGGTCAACTCTCGTAGTGCTGTTGTGCAAACGGTTAATGGTGTCAACCGCAAGTACAATGATCCAAGAGCTGGAAGGAAGGGGAGGATTTCTAGCCGTGCTAATGAAATTTCAGGAACTGGTGTAGATGATTTTGAGTCAAGGAGTCTTGATGCTGATGATTTAAAGATAGAACTACAGGCTAGGAAACAACGAGAGGCAGCTCTGGAAGCTGCATTAGCCGAGAAGGAATTTGTGGAAGAACAGTACCGGAAAAAAACTGAAGAGGccaagagaagagaagaagccTTGGAGAACGATTTAGCAAATATGTGGGTCCTTGTTGCTAAGTTAAAAAAAGACGGGGGTGCTGTTCCAGAATCAAAcatcgataaaaaaaatgatggcgCAGAACACATAAATGGTCCAAAAACTAATGACGTTGAAAGTAATATTGTTCCCAAGGAGCATCTTTTGGATGCACCGAAACCAGATGAGGAAATGCCCAAAGAAGAGCCCTTGGTTGTTCGCCTCAAG GCGCGCATGCAAGAAATGAAGGAAAAAGAACTCAAGTACCTTGGAAATGGTGATGCCAATTCCCATGTTTGTAAAGTATGTTTTGAATCTCCAACTGCCGCAATTCTGCTTCCATGCCGACATTTTTGTT TGTGTAAATCTTGTTCACTTGCTTGTTCTGAGTGTCCAATATGCCGCACAAGTATTACTGATAGGATTTTTGCTTTTACATAA